The proteins below are encoded in one region of Aquisphaera giovannonii:
- a CDS encoding FHA domain-containing serine/threonine-protein kinase translates to MRVILEVLQGPRKGRSFTFDRHDTFIVGRSRFVHCPMSDDMALSRDHFMIEINPPICELRDLGSTNGTFVNNERVSRARLASGDVIAAGQSLFRVRVELGSATSESGGAVAGRPGEEGGIAAIRCSGCGVAAPMDVTVTGPVSGEATEVVEWWCPLCRAESGALPQPVPHYTTLREIGRGAMGIVYQARHNQTGQMAALKLIMPETATTRTAIDRFYREMSVISRLRHPNIVEWYEQGMTRGQFWFAMELVAGTNLEALVNEQGGPYPVNQACRLICQVLKGLEQAHRMGFVHRDIKPENILITRNEDGLIAKISDFGLAKSFRGVGLSGLTFSGEMRGTIPFMPPEQMLDFKTVTPLADLYSTAATLYYMLTQNYIYDEPAGGGDLIRMLLEERPVPILQRRRDIPRELAAVIEKCLAREPKERFPDAASMRRAFKPFC, encoded by the coding sequence ATGCGAGTGATCCTCGAAGTTCTCCAGGGCCCGCGCAAGGGTCGTTCCTTCACGTTCGACCGCCACGACACCTTCATCGTGGGCCGGTCCCGGTTCGTGCATTGCCCGATGTCCGACGACATGGCGCTGTCGCGTGACCACTTCATGATCGAGATCAACCCGCCGATCTGCGAGCTGCGCGACCTGGGGAGCACGAACGGGACCTTCGTGAACAACGAGAGGGTCTCGCGGGCGAGGCTGGCGTCCGGGGACGTGATCGCGGCGGGGCAGAGCCTCTTCCGCGTGAGGGTGGAGCTGGGTTCCGCCACGAGCGAATCCGGCGGGGCGGTGGCGGGACGCCCCGGGGAAGAGGGCGGGATCGCCGCGATCCGTTGCTCGGGCTGCGGGGTCGCCGCGCCGATGGACGTGACGGTGACCGGCCCGGTGAGCGGCGAGGCCACGGAAGTCGTCGAGTGGTGGTGCCCGCTCTGCCGGGCCGAGTCCGGCGCGCTGCCGCAGCCGGTCCCTCACTACACGACCCTGCGGGAGATCGGACGCGGGGCGATGGGCATCGTCTACCAGGCGCGGCACAATCAGACGGGCCAGATGGCGGCCCTCAAGCTGATCATGCCCGAGACGGCGACCACGCGGACCGCGATCGACCGGTTCTATCGCGAGATGTCGGTGATCAGCCGCCTGCGGCACCCGAACATCGTGGAATGGTACGAGCAGGGCATGACCCGCGGCCAGTTCTGGTTCGCGATGGAGCTCGTGGCGGGCACGAACCTGGAGGCCCTGGTCAACGAGCAGGGCGGCCCGTATCCCGTCAACCAGGCCTGCCGCCTGATCTGCCAGGTCCTCAAGGGGCTGGAGCAGGCCCATCGCATGGGGTTCGTCCATCGCGACATCAAGCCGGAGAACATCCTCATCACGCGGAATGAGGACGGCCTGATCGCCAAGATCTCGGACTTCGGCCTCGCCAAGAGCTTCCGCGGCGTGGGCCTCTCCGGCCTGACCTTCTCCGGCGAGATGCGGGGGACGATCCCCTTCATGCCCCCGGAGCAGATGCTCGACTTCAAGACCGTCACGCCGCTGGCGGACCTCTACTCGACGGCCGCCACGCTCTATTACATGTTGACGCAGAATTACATCTACGACGAGCCGGCGGGCGGCGGAGACCTGATCCGGATGCTCCTCGAGGAGAGGCCCGTCCCCATCCTCCAGCGCCGGCGGGACATCCCCCGCGAACTGGCCGCGGTCATCGAGAAGTGCCTGGCCCGCGAGCCGAAGGAGCGGTTCCCCGACGCCGCGTCGATGCGTCGCGCCTTCAAGCCATTCTGCTGA
- a CDS encoding pseudouridine-5'-phosphate glycosidase, with product MMSGDRPWISGPPRGEASGGPIVVLESTVIAQGLPWPENLEMAAAMEGAVLAAGARPATVGVLDGRARIGLDGVDLERLARPAGDDPRAEGKDREGLDGRRIRKANRRDLSAVLAAGGSAATTVSATLWLARRYGLDPCVMATGGLGGVHRGAGISFDVSTDLDELARADGCLVVCSGFKSILDIPATLEAMETRGIAIVGYRTDELPAFTTASSGLPLEHRVESPEQAARIVWMHRRMCVPGAVVLVQPVPEEDAIDREEMEQVLTEALAEATRAGITGKAITPFLLGRISQGTAGKSLRANMSLLVSNARLAGEIAVALSAGS from the coding sequence ATGATGAGCGGGGACCGTCCCTGGATCTCCGGACCTCCGAGGGGCGAAGCGTCCGGCGGGCCGATCGTCGTGCTGGAATCGACGGTCATCGCCCAGGGCCTGCCGTGGCCGGAGAACCTCGAGATGGCCGCGGCGATGGAGGGGGCGGTCCTCGCGGCCGGGGCCAGGCCCGCGACCGTCGGCGTACTCGATGGCCGGGCCCGCATCGGTTTGGACGGCGTCGATCTCGAGCGGCTCGCGCGGCCGGCCGGCGACGATCCCCGGGCCGAGGGGAAGGACCGGGAGGGCCTCGATGGCCGGCGCATCCGGAAGGCGAATCGCCGCGATCTCTCGGCCGTTCTGGCCGCCGGAGGCTCGGCCGCGACGACGGTCTCGGCGACCCTCTGGCTGGCGCGGAGGTACGGATTGGATCCCTGCGTCATGGCGACGGGAGGGCTCGGCGGTGTCCATCGCGGCGCGGGGATAAGCTTCGACGTATCGACCGACCTGGATGAACTCGCCCGCGCCGATGGCTGCCTGGTCGTCTGCTCCGGCTTCAAGTCGATCCTCGACATCCCGGCCACGCTCGAGGCGATGGAGACTCGCGGCATCGCCATCGTCGGCTATCGTACCGACGAACTCCCCGCTTTCACGACGGCTTCTTCCGGGCTGCCGCTGGAGCACCGGGTCGAGTCTCCCGAGCAGGCGGCCCGGATCGTTTGGATGCACAGGCGCATGTGCGTGCCGGGTGCGGTGGTCCTGGTGCAGCCCGTGCCGGAAGAGGATGCGATCGACCGGGAGGAGATGGAGCAGGTCCTGACCGAGGCCCTCGCCGAGGCCACCAGGGCGGGGATCACCGGCAAGGCGATCACCCCTTTCCTGCTCGGCCGCATCAGCCAGGGCACGGCCGGGAAGAGCCTCCGCGCCAACATGTCGTTGCTCGTGTCCAATGCCCGGCTGGCGGGCGAGATTGCCGTCGCGTTGTCCGCCGGATCGTGA
- the dnaE gene encoding DNA polymerase III subunit alpha, which translates to MATPPFVHLHCHSHYSLLDGQSKLPDLTKRVHDLGMSAIALTDHGNLFGAVEFLREAKNAHIKPIVGIEAYVAPGRRTDRSTGAAGSGEERFAYHLTLLAKNGEGFRNLLRLSSRSYMEGFYYKPRIDKELLAQHSEGLICLSGCVGSEFSQKLLGDRVEEAEKLAAWYAKTFGEGNFYVEVQNNGLQIQRDCMERELDVARRLGLPVVATSDAHYLTQEDYLAHDVLLCINTGKTVDQPLDKPRFVADDGKLSDQFHVRGPEEMHKALPGMEEALAMSARIADMVEENYTSVGLGKRQFPSFKPPDEKTPEDFLRELCEAGLLDRYGDPPAAEARDRMEHELGIINRMGFASYFLIVWDFVRYAREKGIRVSARGSACGALVSYVLRLSNVCPIKYDLLFERFLDPNRSEAPDIDIDLDQGRRYEVIEYVRKKYGDANVAQIGTFAAMKAKAAIKDVGRVLNIPLARVEQINKLIPTRLGITLEQALKEEPTLRQMAEQDPEIDRLIKFARRLEDSVRNTSTHAAGVVIADKPLESLVPLQVIRRGDKEEILCTQWEMGDVEKAGLLKMDFLGLRNLTTLEAAVNLITSRHPEAPRDLDVLPLTDRKTFELLQRGETKGVFQLESAGIRDLVIKMRPDRFADIIAINALYRPGPLNGGMVDEYVDVKNGRKQATYIHPVLKEVLEETYGVMVYQEQVMRILNRLGGIELSRAYATIKAISKKKTEVIAEGRGMFVKGAVERGMDKDQAVKIFELIEFFGGYGFNKSHSTAYAMVTYQTAYLKAHYPTEYMAAALSSEMDGMERDKFFLEHIDDCKRMGIEVLPPNLNEGELGFSVAREKQIRFGLGAIKGAGTKAIEAILREREKGGPFRSLDDFFERMSSKEVTAGCAETLIRAGAFDFLGARRSQLLAILPRAIQGGQSKQEDRRRGQRGLFDAFDGDPGANGHGAGNGKAAGPSPSNLPDVPELNDVELLAGEKKALGFYMSSHPLSQHAGLLQALASHRCADLANVPDKAEVTLGGMITNVQARNVQKSRSGLTRMAKLTFEDLTGSTPAMLWPEEFAKLGDLVRDDLIGFVKGTLDRRREPAELIISKIMPIETAAADLARGVIVRLNRPALHEEDLERLLRLIRVRPGHLDLYLELTGIEHMRRAIYRAGPSLRVRYDNQLKSDLENVVGIGNVRLLGQRGATARVDSPPQPSASAARPAAVLVPEIDDAAQDDDMD; encoded by the coding sequence ATGGCGACTCCCCCGTTCGTGCATCTCCACTGCCACAGCCATTACAGCCTGCTCGATGGCCAGAGTAAGCTTCCGGACCTGACGAAGCGGGTCCATGACCTGGGCATGTCGGCGATCGCCCTGACGGACCACGGCAACCTGTTCGGGGCGGTGGAGTTCCTCCGGGAGGCGAAGAACGCCCACATCAAGCCGATCGTCGGGATCGAGGCCTACGTCGCGCCGGGGAGGCGCACCGACCGATCCACCGGGGCGGCCGGCTCAGGCGAGGAGCGGTTCGCCTATCACCTCACGCTCCTCGCGAAAAATGGCGAGGGCTTCCGCAACCTCCTGCGGCTCTCGTCGCGGTCGTACATGGAGGGGTTCTATTACAAGCCGAGGATCGACAAGGAGCTCCTCGCCCAGCACAGCGAGGGGCTGATCTGCCTCTCCGGGTGCGTCGGGTCCGAGTTCTCGCAGAAGCTGCTGGGCGACCGCGTGGAGGAGGCGGAGAAGCTGGCCGCCTGGTACGCGAAGACCTTCGGCGAGGGCAATTTCTACGTCGAGGTCCAGAACAACGGCCTGCAGATCCAGCGCGACTGCATGGAGCGTGAGCTCGACGTCGCCAGGCGGCTCGGCCTGCCCGTCGTGGCGACGAGCGACGCGCACTACCTGACGCAGGAGGACTATCTCGCGCACGACGTCCTCCTCTGCATCAACACCGGCAAGACGGTCGACCAGCCGCTGGACAAGCCGCGGTTCGTGGCCGACGACGGCAAGCTCTCCGACCAGTTCCACGTCCGCGGGCCGGAGGAGATGCACAAGGCCCTGCCGGGGATGGAGGAGGCGCTGGCGATGTCGGCGAGGATCGCCGACATGGTCGAGGAGAACTACACGAGCGTCGGCCTGGGCAAGCGCCAGTTCCCCTCGTTCAAGCCGCCGGACGAGAAGACCCCCGAGGACTTCCTCCGCGAGCTCTGCGAGGCCGGCCTTCTGGACCGCTACGGCGACCCGCCCGCGGCCGAGGCGCGCGACCGCATGGAGCACGAGCTCGGCATCATCAACCGGATGGGCTTCGCCTCCTACTTCCTGATCGTCTGGGACTTCGTCCGCTACGCCCGCGAGAAGGGGATCCGCGTCTCGGCCAGGGGCTCCGCCTGCGGTGCGCTGGTGAGCTACGTCCTGCGGCTGAGCAACGTCTGCCCGATCAAGTATGACCTGCTCTTCGAACGGTTCCTGGATCCGAACCGATCCGAGGCGCCCGACATCGACATCGACCTCGACCAGGGGCGCCGGTACGAGGTCATCGAGTACGTCCGCAAGAAGTACGGCGACGCCAATGTCGCGCAGATCGGCACGTTCGCGGCGATGAAGGCCAAGGCCGCCATCAAGGACGTCGGCCGAGTCCTGAACATCCCGCTGGCCCGCGTGGAGCAGATCAACAAGCTGATCCCGACCCGGCTGGGGATCACGCTCGAGCAGGCGCTGAAGGAGGAGCCGACCCTCCGCCAGATGGCCGAGCAGGACCCCGAGATCGACCGGCTGATCAAGTTCGCACGCCGGCTCGAGGACTCGGTCCGCAACACGAGCACCCACGCCGCGGGCGTCGTCATCGCGGACAAGCCGCTGGAGTCCCTGGTCCCGCTCCAGGTGATCCGCCGCGGCGACAAGGAGGAGATCCTCTGCACCCAGTGGGAGATGGGGGACGTCGAGAAGGCCGGCCTCCTGAAGATGGACTTCCTGGGCCTGCGCAACCTCACGACGCTCGAGGCGGCCGTCAACCTCATCACCTCCCGGCACCCCGAGGCGCCCAGGGACCTGGACGTCCTCCCGCTCACCGACCGCAAGACGTTCGAGCTGCTCCAGCGCGGCGAGACGAAGGGCGTCTTCCAGCTCGAGAGCGCCGGCATCCGCGACCTCGTCATCAAGATGCGGCCGGACCGCTTCGCGGACATCATCGCCATCAACGCCCTGTACCGCCCCGGCCCGCTCAACGGCGGCATGGTGGACGAGTACGTGGACGTGAAGAACGGCCGCAAGCAGGCCACGTACATCCACCCGGTGCTGAAGGAGGTCCTGGAAGAGACCTACGGCGTGATGGTCTACCAGGAGCAGGTGATGCGGATCTTGAACCGCCTCGGCGGGATCGAGCTCTCGCGCGCCTACGCGACCATCAAGGCGATCTCCAAGAAGAAGACGGAGGTGATCGCCGAGGGCCGGGGGATGTTCGTCAAGGGCGCCGTCGAGCGCGGGATGGACAAGGACCAGGCGGTCAAGATCTTCGAGCTAATCGAGTTCTTCGGCGGCTACGGCTTCAACAAGTCGCACAGCACCGCCTACGCCATGGTGACCTACCAGACGGCGTACCTGAAGGCCCACTACCCGACCGAGTACATGGCCGCGGCGCTCTCGTCCGAGATGGACGGCATGGAGCGCGACAAGTTCTTCCTGGAACACATCGATGACTGCAAGCGGATGGGGATCGAGGTCCTGCCGCCCAACCTGAACGAGGGGGAGCTGGGCTTCAGCGTGGCCCGCGAGAAGCAGATCCGCTTCGGCCTGGGCGCGATCAAGGGCGCCGGGACCAAGGCGATCGAGGCGATCCTCCGCGAGCGCGAGAAGGGGGGCCCGTTCCGCAGCCTGGACGACTTCTTCGAGCGGATGTCCTCCAAGGAGGTGACCGCCGGCTGCGCCGAGACCCTGATCCGCGCCGGGGCCTTCGACTTCCTGGGCGCCCGCCGCTCGCAGCTGCTGGCCATCCTCCCCCGCGCCATCCAGGGGGGCCAGTCGAAGCAGGAGGACCGCCGCCGCGGCCAGCGCGGGCTTTTCGACGCCTTCGACGGCGACCCCGGGGCCAACGGGCACGGGGCCGGAAATGGCAAGGCCGCGGGGCCCTCCCCGTCTAACCTCCCCGACGTGCCGGAGCTGAACGACGTGGAGCTGCTGGCGGGCGAGAAGAAGGCGCTGGGCTTCTACATGTCCAGCCACCCGCTCTCGCAGCACGCCGGGCTCCTCCAGGCCCTCGCCAGCCACCGCTGCGCCGACCTCGCCAACGTGCCGGACAAGGCGGAGGTGACCCTCGGCGGCATGATCACCAACGTGCAGGCCCGGAACGTGCAGAAGAGCCGCTCCGGCCTGACGCGGATGGCCAAGCTGACCTTCGAGGACCTCACCGGCTCGACCCCGGCGATGCTCTGGCCGGAGGAGTTCGCCAAGCTCGGCGACCTCGTCCGCGACGACCTCATCGGCTTCGTCAAGGGGACCCTGGACCGCCGCCGCGAGCCGGCCGAGCTGATCATCAGCAAGATCATGCCCATCGAGACCGCCGCGGCCGACCTCGCCCGCGGCGTGATCGTCCGCCTCAACCGCCCGGCACTCCACGAGGAGGACCTCGAGCGCCTGCTCCGCCTCATCCGAGTCCGCCCCGGCCACCTGGACCTCTACCTGGAGCTGACGGGCATCGAACACATGCGCCGCGCGATCTACCGCGCCGGCCCGTCGCTCCGCGTCCGCTACGACAACCAGCTCAAGTCCGACCTGGAAAACGTGGTCGGCATCGGCAACGTCCGGCTCCTGGGCCAGCGAGGCGCCACGGCCCGCGTCGATTCCCCGCCGCAGCCCTCCGCGTCCGCCGCCCGCCCCGCCGCGGTCCTGGTACCGGAGATCGACGACGCCGCCCAGGACGACGACATGGATTGA
- a CDS encoding peptidase associated/transthyretin-like domain-containing protein: MYPAKGKVLLKDDKPLSAGRVVFTLQGRGLDFSAPISADGTFTMTSQFGDGIPEGSYLVRVEPEAPTTLGPAGKKPAAKGAWTQPYPESYSDETTSGLTAKVNPGENTLEPFKLVPQAGAARAKSGKAGGRGED; this comes from the coding sequence GTGTATCCCGCGAAGGGCAAGGTCCTCCTGAAAGACGACAAGCCGCTGAGCGCGGGCCGCGTCGTCTTCACCCTCCAGGGGCGAGGCCTCGACTTCTCGGCGCCGATCAGTGCCGACGGGACGTTCACCATGACCTCCCAGTTCGGCGATGGCATTCCGGAAGGCTCCTACCTGGTCCGTGTGGAGCCCGAGGCCCCCACCACCCTGGGGCCGGCGGGGAAGAAGCCCGCCGCCAAGGGCGCATGGACGCAACCCTATCCGGAGAGCTACAGCGACGAGACGACCTCCGGGCTCACCGCCAAGGTGAATCCCGGCGAGAACACCCTCGAGCCGTTCAAGCTCGTGCCCCAGGCGGGCGCGGCGCGTGCCAAGTCCGGGAAGGCCGGCGGGCGCGGCGAGGATTGA
- a CDS encoding DUF1559 domain-containing protein, whose protein sequence is MTLPSLSTSRRRAFTLIELLVVIAIIAVLIALLLPAVQSAREAARRAQCTNNLKQIGLALHNYESANGCFPPGGESTNFNLSTPGTQFVDGGWSTLARLLPFLEGGTSFNALNFYVDYNEATGMNFTGASTVVNTYICPSSTRSTDGNDGPDPNDTITQTYGRGYGYNDYGPTVYTDIDPTGTAQAAFAGTATPYRNKAARADGLLKQGKTRISEITDGTSNTIAIGEDAGRDARFISPYTEAYYDGTSTTRPILGQGPAGPNAPRRYWRWAEPDGGYGVSGGPNNKWKPAYEATTWTQNPASALSAGKNGGNNDELYSFHPGGVNALFGDGSVRFIKDSVNVVALRGLVTLKGGEVISADAF, encoded by the coding sequence ATGACCCTGCCCTCGTTGTCGACGTCCAGGCGCCGAGCGTTCACGCTCATCGAACTCCTGGTCGTCATCGCCATCATCGCCGTCCTCATCGCCCTGCTGCTACCCGCGGTCCAGTCGGCCCGCGAGGCGGCCCGCCGCGCACAGTGCACCAACAACCTCAAGCAGATCGGCCTCGCCCTCCACAATTATGAGAGCGCCAACGGTTGCTTCCCGCCTGGCGGCGAGTCCACGAATTTCAACCTGAGCACACCCGGCACGCAATTCGTCGACGGCGGCTGGAGCACCCTGGCCCGCCTGCTTCCTTTCCTCGAGGGCGGCACGTCGTTCAATGCCCTGAACTTCTATGTGGACTACAACGAAGCGACCGGCATGAATTTCACGGGCGCAAGCACGGTCGTGAACACGTACATCTGTCCGTCCTCCACCCGGTCGACCGACGGCAACGATGGCCCCGACCCGAACGACACGATCACCCAAACTTACGGCCGGGGTTACGGCTATAATGACTACGGCCCGACCGTCTACACGGACATCGACCCCACAGGCACGGCCCAGGCCGCCTTCGCCGGCACCGCCACCCCCTACCGCAACAAGGCCGCCCGCGCCGACGGCCTGCTGAAGCAGGGCAAGACGCGTATCTCGGAGATCACCGACGGCACTAGCAACACGATCGCCATCGGCGAGGACGCCGGCCGCGACGCCCGCTTCATCAGCCCCTATACCGAGGCCTACTACGACGGTACCTCCACGACCCGCCCGATCCTGGGCCAGGGGCCGGCCGGCCCGAACGCCCCTCGCCGTTACTGGAGGTGGGCTGAGCCCGATGGCGGCTACGGCGTCTCCGGCGGCCCGAACAACAAGTGGAAGCCCGCCTACGAGGCCACGACCTGGACCCAGAATCCCGCGAGCGCCCTCTCCGCTGGCAAGAACGGCGGCAACAACGACGAGTTGTATTCCTTCCACCCCGGCGGCGTGAACGCCCTCTTCGGCGACGGCTCCGTCCGCTTCATCAAGGACTCGGTCAACGTCGTCGCCCTGCGTGGGCTCGTTACCCTCAAGGGCGGTGAGGTGATCTCCGCCGACGCGTTCTGA
- a CDS encoding N(4)-(beta-N-acetylglucosaminyl)-L-asparaginase, with the protein MRRPIHRREFLGTTAAASLSTLAIGAAAARPPGPKRPIVVASANGLKAIEKAMEMVKQGRDPLDAAIEAVAIVEADPTDHSVGLGGLPNEDGVVELDAAVMHGPTHGGGSVASLRNILHPAAVARLVMKRTRHVLLVGEGALRFARAHGFPEINLLTEEARQIWLHWKETRDPDDDWVPPPPEAVAAFVPEYIRKRVTGTIHCSVLDTHGDLGCTTTTSGLSWKIPGRVGDSPILGAGLYLDNEVGSAGSTGVGEANLLNLSSHLVVEGMRAGKGPKDAVMDACKRIATTSVRDPKRRRPDGRTTFDVKFYAVSKDGTFFGGSIYPGGKMAVHDGDSAKLVDCEPLYDTK; encoded by the coding sequence ATGCGCCGGCCGATCCATCGACGAGAATTCCTGGGGACGACCGCGGCCGCGAGCCTGAGCACGCTGGCCATCGGCGCGGCTGCGGCGAGGCCGCCGGGGCCTAAGCGGCCAATCGTCGTCGCGAGCGCCAACGGGCTGAAGGCGATCGAGAAGGCGATGGAGATGGTCAAGCAGGGCCGCGACCCGCTCGACGCCGCCATCGAGGCCGTCGCGATCGTCGAGGCGGATCCGACCGACCACAGCGTGGGCCTGGGCGGCCTGCCAAACGAGGATGGCGTCGTCGAGCTCGACGCCGCGGTCATGCACGGCCCGACGCACGGCGGCGGCTCGGTGGCGTCCCTCCGCAACATCCTGCACCCGGCCGCCGTGGCGCGGCTGGTCATGAAGCGGACGCGGCACGTCCTCCTGGTCGGCGAGGGCGCGCTGCGGTTCGCCCGCGCGCACGGCTTCCCGGAGATCAACCTGCTCACCGAGGAGGCGCGGCAGATCTGGCTGCACTGGAAGGAGACGCGCGACCCGGACGACGACTGGGTCCCGCCCCCGCCCGAGGCCGTCGCCGCCTTCGTGCCCGAGTACATCAGGAAGCGGGTGACCGGGACGATCCACTGCTCCGTGCTGGACACGCACGGGGACCTCGGCTGCACGACGACGACGTCCGGACTCTCGTGGAAGATCCCGGGCCGCGTGGGCGACTCGCCGATCCTGGGCGCGGGGCTGTACCTGGACAACGAGGTCGGCTCGGCCGGCTCGACGGGGGTCGGCGAGGCCAACCTGCTGAACCTCTCCAGCCACCTCGTCGTCGAGGGGATGCGGGCCGGCAAGGGCCCCAAGGACGCCGTGATGGACGCCTGCAAGCGGATCGCGACGACGAGCGTCCGCGACCCCAAGCGGCGTCGGCCCGACGGACGGACGACGTTCGACGTGAAGTTCTACGCCGTCAGCAAGGACGGCACGTTCTTCGGCGGCAGCATCTACCCCGGCGGCAAGATGGCCGTCCACGACGGCGACTCCGCGAAGCTCGTCGACTGCGAGCCGCTCTACGACACGAAGTGA